The DNA segment CGCAGCGCGAGGCCGATCGAGACCGTTGCGGAGGTGTTGAATTGGGCAACCACGGCGGGATCCACGGCCTTGTCGTCCACGGTCAATCCCTCGATCGGATCGAAGATCTCGACTCCGACCCCGATCTTGTCGGAGAGCAGCTCCTTGAGGAACATCGATTTCGCCGCGCCGCCGGTGAGGAAGACCTTCGTCACCAGCCGGTCGGGGTAGGTCGCGGAAAAGAAGTTGTACGAGCGCTGCGCTTCCGTGGCCAGGAGGTTCGATACGACCTTCATGATCTCCTGGAACTTCTGGGCGCGCTCCCCGGGATCCTTCTTCCCCAGCTTGTACTCCTCGGCCGTCTCGTAGCTCACGGCCAGCTGCTTCTGGATCTCCGAAGTGTACATTCCGCCGCCCATCGGGACGTCGCGGGTGAACAGGGGGACCCCGGCGTGGAGGATGTTGATGTTCATGAAGGAGGCTCCGACGTTCACCACCATCGGCACCTGCTCGTCCGCCACCGGGTGGGTGAGCTCGAACGCGTTCCCGACGGCCAGCGAGTCGATGTCGACCAGCCGCGGGACGAGGCCGGCGTCCTTGACGACGGCCATGTAGTCGTTGATCAGGTCGGTTTTCGCGGCCACCAGCAGGACGTCCATCTTGGAAGGGTCATCCTTCAATGGGCCGATCACCTGGAAATCGATCTTCACGTCC comes from the Deltaproteobacteria bacterium genome and includes:
- the pilM gene encoding type IV pilus assembly protein PilM encodes the protein MGLFGSKEVIGLDIGSSAVKMAHVKAIGAENRLRKFGVFPLPADSIVDGAIMDHAAVVEGIKTAMRELKVSEKDVAISLSGHSVIIKKVQLPTTTAEELEESIQWEVEQYIPFDIKDVKIDFQVIGPLKDDPSKMDVLLVAAKTDLINDYMAVVKDAGLVPRLVDIDSLAVGNAFELTHPVADEQVPMVVNVGASFMNINILHAGVPLFTRDVPMGGGMYTSEIQKQLAVSYETAEEYKLGKKDPGERAQKFQEIMKVVSNLLATEAQRSYNFFSATYPDRLVTKVFLTGGAAKSMFLKELLSDKIGVGVEIFDPIEGLTVDDKAVDPAVVAQFNTSATVSIGLALRNLEARG